The Tenebrio molitor chromosome 2, icTenMoli1.1, whole genome shotgun sequence DNA segment GGCAACTCTTCTTCGTAACTCTCTCTTGATGACTGAGATGCTCGCAGTCTCGACGCCGAGGATGTTTGTTTCCTGGTGTCTCTTTCTTCTTCGTGCCGAGTAGTGTGTCTTCTAGAATCACTCGTTTCTGATTTTCGATGGTTTTTTGGAGGGGCTTCTTCCTCCTCATAGTCGTCGTAGTACTCTTCGTCTTCAACAGGCGGCGGCTTGGTGACTGCTGGTTTGTAGGCGTACTTGCTGGCTTCACTCTTGGGAACCGGCGGTTTGATTTTGGGGGCGGCTCTAGGTCTGTCGTAAATAGAACTACCACTAGTAGGTTTGATTATAGGTTTGTCAGCCACAGGCTCTGGGGGTGAAGGTTTATCATTCTGCGGCACTTCTTCGTCTTCGTACTCGTCTTCAATCGGTCGTCTAGAACCACCTTTCGGTCGACTTCTTCTCCTGTCTTCCTCTTCTCCCGAGTAGTCATCGGCGGGACGTCTCTTGTGACTCCTCCTGTCCCCCGGTCTCTTGTCTCTTGCCTCTTTATCGTCATCTTCAAACTTATCGTCGTCTTCGTATTTTCTTCTATCTTGATTGTTCCTTCTGCGATCCGGCCGCCGATCGTCCCTCCTGTCGTAAGGTTTTCTATTGTTCCTCTCTTCGTCTCGCCGTCCAGAGCCGCGCCTTTCGTACCTGTCATCTTCATATTCTTCGTAGTCATCTTCGTAAATCGGTCTAGGTCGAGGTCGCGGCCTCTTCCTTCTTCTGGCCTCGGACCTCTGCCGTTCTTCGTAGTAATCATCGTACTCCTCGTCGTCGTAGTAGTCGTATTGCGGTCGCCTCCTGCGGAAGGGGCGGCGACGGCCTCCGCCGGGTCGTCGAGGACTGGCGCCCGAGACTTCAGGGGGCGGGGGcggctgcggcggcggagtgTACACTATCACAGGCTTGGCTGTTGTCGTCGACGCCGCCTGGTACAGAGCATCGTTCCTGGAAGAATCTCCAATAAAGAGAAGCAATACAATGACGGATCGGTGCAAACCTGTGCCAGTATTTCTTGGAGTTGACGCAATCTACTTCGGAAACGAAATGACAAATGAAGGTTTTCTGGTCAAAGGCGGTGTAATTCGCGCATAGAAAGTCGTATCTTGTTCCGAAGAGGCAGTGGTGGTACACCTGTAACAAATTATACGACCTTGGCATCAACGGGTGCTTAAAAAAGACGTAGATGGTCGACGATTGAATGTTAAATGTGGTGTGTTGCAACTGCAAAAGTCCAGATATCTAGTACTTACATAACTGGACGAAAGGAAAGTTTGACATATTGCAGTCTTTAAGCAGGCGTGGAATTTTCAAGTGTGTAACGGTAGcagaaaaaagttaaaaaattataaagctATTAAGCCATTAAATCTGAACTAATGGTTGCATTGCTTTGCACAATATCTACTCCGACTGAACCGTTTCTGGTCGCTGTTTACATAACTTTGGAGAAACCGAAAATCTGCAAAATACCGAAGGTTTGACGGTTTCCAGAAGAGTTTATTTCTCGTCTCGGTTAATTTACTCTTGCAAAATCGCAAAAAGTGTCAAGGGCAAGTTTGTACAACACCGAGTAAGGTGAATCTCGTgctaaatttcataaatttttgtttgcagCTCTGCCAAGATCTACACAATCATAAGAGGATGTCTGGAAGAAAACGCcagtattattaaaataatttgagaCGTCAACAAGATGCAGCTTTTGTGACATCTGGACGCAATTATCTACAACACCACTGACAGTGATACCGTAATTTGCTTTGTTCGTTCATGAAGCGAGGGAAAGTGgcacaaaaatttttcaaaaagttccGCTTTGCAACAAGCGTGATTTATGCTATTGTGTGTATTTTTCGCAATTGTGCACTTCAGTCATCAATCACGATCCGACTTCCGGCAGGTCTGCTTAATGGAGCAAAACTGTATCAGTAATAAATATGGCGGACGCGGGATGCATCGGTAATTTATTGCGGCAGATCAAAATATTCGAGTAAAATCGTTTCCGGTGCTCGGCGATCGGATTAGTGATTAGATAACACTTGGATGTTAATCTTGAAATATTTCGCCCCGACATAACATCGACATCACCCGGACATACCCATCACATTTCCATAAACATCGCGTTTTTATTGCTTGTACCGTGTTATCTGTTTTGTTACAActgcaaatgtcaaaattatctGTGCTCCTGTGTGGAACTGGTTTTAGATCTAGTCTTGAAATTATGTAGAACTGGATTTGAACAAAGGATCTGGTTGGAAAAGGACTTTTGAACAGAATCTTCCAGATTCGTTGACCGACAAGCAACGTAACACCATTACACGTGTTAAATTAATTGCTACGGCAAACATTACAAGCGCGCGGCGATACTGTATCTCTATTCTTTGTGTGTTTTGTTTAGAAATTTCCATTTTATcgcttgtttattttaaacgaaCAAAAAGCAGACTCGGTACCTGACGGTAACTCACCAGAACAATTTCACTGTCGGAGTGAAAGTGAATTACAATCAACGATAAAACTGGCAAGGTCGTTTCTTTAGTGACAATTGTGGTTCAGTACCCGATTCTATCGCATTTTTTTCACGCGCGCAGATACGATCTGACCATAGCGAGGCGCCGATTTCGTAACAACTTCTCAGAAAATTGCTGAAAAGTCCTTCGCGTCGTTCTGACCTCAGCGAATATATTAGAAAGCGTAAATGCAAGAGCTGGGCCATTCGAGCTCTGTCTTACCGACGTACCTGGCATTTGTGGGGCACGCTGGCGTAGAACCCGTCGTGCAGGCCGTCGCACTTGAAGTCGATGTCTTCGGGCACCCTCTCGTAGAAGGGGTACTCGGACAGGTTGTACCCGTTGAGCTCTTTGGGCAGGTTCGGGTCCCAGATGTAGTCCAGTTGGGGGTTCCCCGTCAGGGTGGGCTTGGTCACGTTGGAGGCGTCGGTGCTCGCTTCTGTTGCAGTCTGCAAGGCATAAATCGCAACAGTAGTGAAGGTCGCGCAGGATATTGGAATGTCGCATGTCAGACAGATTCTAACAAACGTCGAAATGGAATTGTAGAAAGTACGAGATGTAGACCGAAGCGGAATTCTTTTGTAATTATACACATAAATAACGACTTCAACACCGGCGATAATGAGTTCGTTGCGAATTTTATAAGTCGCAAGTCGTAATTTCCACCGTGTGGCTAAATTTAATCAGTTGTGGATTAGCGTAAGTGGGTTCGAGCGGACGAGAGAATATGGCACCAGCAAGGTACCTCTAGGCAAGGACAACAAGCTCGGTTCCAAACAACTTGAAAAAATCACCTGTTATGTAAGAACGGTTAAATGGCTGAAATAAAACGTTAATTTTATGGCCAGCTGCGTTACAATACAGAAATTATATGGATTAAGCGAAGAAATTTCACATTGTTTGATTTTTCATTGCGCACTTTTTCACTTACCCACCAGACCTCTACTTTTATTTATTCCAATTGTGGCTAAACGAAAGTGAAATAGGAAACCTTGAATCGATACAATCAATATGTCAAcagtaaaatgttattttaatgtCATCTAATGGGATCTTCGTTTGGTTTATTATTCAACAGTTTTTACGCGCATTACGTAAAATGCATTCTGCGATCCGCAGACCAAACGCGCGACTAATTTAATTTCTCAAAGGACAAGATCCAGTTGgtgaattttattataaaaattacatCAAATCGCTTTCGATCAAGTTCAGAGTTTCAAGTCTTCGGTGTCATCTATGCACCTTATGTCATCTTCG contains these protein-coding regions:
- the LOC138124812 gene encoding zinc finger CCCH domain-containing protein 18 produces the protein MKRPSGLWILLSAGVLWLSLQDVYGIRATALIFAKSTTTTTEANLSEASPDETATEASTDASNVTKPTLTGNPQLDYIWDPNLPKELNGYNLSEYPFYERVPEDIDFKCDGLHDGFYASVPHKCQVYHHCLFGTRYDFLCANYTAFDQKTFICHFVSEVDCVNSKKYWHRNDALYQAASTTTAKPVIVYTPPPQPPPPPEVSGASPRRPGGGRRRPFRRRRPQYDYYDDEEYDDYYEERQRSEARRRKRPRPRPRPIYEDDYEEYEDDRYERRGSGRRDEERNNRKPYDRRDDRRPDRRRNNQDRRKYEDDDKFEDDDKEARDKRPGDRRSHKRRPADDYSGEEEDRRRSRPKGGSRRPIEDEYEDEEVPQNDKPSPPEPVADKPIIKPTSGSSIYDRPRAAPKIKPPVPKSEASKYAYKPAVTKPPPVEDEEYYDDYEEEEAPPKNHRKSETSDSRRHTTRHEEERDTRKQTSSASRLRASQSSRESYEEELPRRPPKPKYGSVHRERARTSSKKPPQLDDYYDDDYEDVVHKERSRPESKSEKHKEKSASTTTTTTTKAPTTTTTTTTTTPKPTTTTAKDLPRPDTIVRIVKRPFLPSRGGNPYSPRGLQPVGAKAVDKKSEVEESDLGVETVDVKPAFKQSPVVFKMPVRQKYVSAQVDSQEEFKPVSNRPQIPARQGFKPVKEYSGPRTTQKPKLLEPDPLDEIEEDEYDVTLNDALNPTLPNLPVRGYPTGFSSANEYNYNHFQRPRYVLEGASTNYYQTKPSRQRYDPVPYSSPQEHFVNTDTNYKGQYSTIHRESYRPRVTQALYSSF